A stretch of Ipomoea triloba cultivar NCNSP0323 chromosome 13, ASM357664v1 DNA encodes these proteins:
- the LOC116001074 gene encoding protein FAR1-RELATED SEQUENCE 5-like produces MDSASGGCDEGYSTDIGVKGSACDMEISPCMTKYWRPICANSLKPHVGQSTTQKGRDGVIVLKHVVNRNLDAGHQIFVASCVRANIGPTRSYRLFKEIAGEYSNVGAISVDFQNFKRDLMAYILNGDAQLFIDTLFKRRELCEAFGFEYDVDEGDQLSRVFFASVSRKNFSLFGDVASFDATYRTNRYNLIFVPFTGIDNNKRCITFGAGLLTKEDIDSYVWLLESFKKIMGHDPICVVTDQDPTVTVVVAQVFGASKHRFCMWHIMCKVGEKVGPVLSKDGVFRRKLNCIVWDNSIDLDAFELRWNHIMEKYGLGLVRTTSRSKSQNSFFGSFSNVHSSLVEFLVHYDSAIGAQWHAQAKLNADCEVCFPVLKTPLALERHAMGVYTISVFYDVL; encoded by the exons ATGGACTCTGCTAGTGGTGGTTGTGATGAAGGTTATTCCACAGACATTGGTGTAAAAGGCAGTGCTTGTGATATGGAAATATCACCTTGTATGACTAAGTATTGGCGTCCAATTTGTGCCAACAGTTTGAAGCCTCATGTTGG GCAGAGCACAACTCAGAAGGGTAGAGATGGTGTTATTGTCTTGAAGCATGTT GTCAATCGCAATCTTGATGCTGGCCATCAAATTTTCGTTGCAAGTTGTGTTCGGGCAAATATTGGCCCTACTCGGTCGTATAGGTTATTTAAGGAGATTGCTGGTGAGTATTCTAATGTTGGGGCTATAAGTGTGgactttcaaaatttcaaacgTGATTTAATGGCGTACATTTTGAATGGTGATGCTCAATTGTTCATAGATACGCTGTTTAAAAGGCGTGAATTGTGCGAAGCATTTGGGTTTGAATACGACGTTGATGAGGGTGACCAGCTCTCAAGGGTTTTCTTCGCTTCAGTGTCAAGGAAGaacttttctttgtttggtgATGTTGCTTCGTTTGATGCTACATACCGTACTAACAG GTATAATCTGATTTTTGTCCCATTTACTGGCATTGATAATAATAAGAGATGCATCACCTTTGGTGCTGGGCTGCTTACGAAGGAAGACATAGACTCATACGTGTGGCTTTTGGAGAGCTTTAAGAAAATAATGGGCCATGATCCTATTTGCGTTGTTACAGATCAAGATCCAACTGTGACGGTTGTCGTTGCTCAAGTGTTTGGTGCGTCAAAACATAGATTTTGTATGTGGCATATAATGTGCAAGGTGGGAGAGAAGGTTGGACCAGTTTTGTCTAAAGACGGGGTGTTTAGGAGGAAGTTGAATTGCATCGTTTGGGATAATTCAATTGATCTCGATGCCTTTGAGCTGCGATGGAATCATATTATGGAGAAATATGGGTTGG GTTTGGTTAGGACCACATCTAGATCGAAGTCTCAAAACAGTTTCTTTGGTAGCTTCTCTAATGTACATTCTAGCTTGGTTGAATTTTTGGTGCATTATGATAGTGCTATTGGTGCACAGTGGCATGCTCAAGCAAAACTAAATGCTGATTGTGAAGTTTGTTTTCCAGTGTTGAAGACACCATTGGCGTTGGAGCGACATGCCATGGGTGTTTACACAATTTCtgtgttttatgatgttttatGA